The Syngnathus acus unplaced genomic scaffold, fSynAcu1.2, whole genome shotgun sequence genome has a segment encoding these proteins:
- the LOC119119017 gene encoding coiled-coil domain-containing protein 180-like, producing MRALASLWEKHFSVLRGREEDVQRRLDQLQLTHERHVQRKKVFLDELLAALRQESSEVALKSSLEQTIIYLRDIRNSCCECVTDQCAVLDRLPRTVADELLEFGRLLGNFFRLFASFAPSAEDLKKLPPVSDVIASDTQEGRQEGGTREEEEPIGCRDDAAHEEISDSLAEAESSLLELYDLSGKG from the exons ATGAGGGCCCTGGCGTCGCTGTGGGAAAAGCACTTCAGCGTCCTGCGGGGGCGAGAGGAGGACGTCCAGCGGCGCTTGGACCAACTGCAACTAACGCACGAGCGACACGTGCAG aggaagaaggtGTTCCTGGACGAGCTCCTGGCCGCGCTTCGTCAGGAGAGCAGCGAAGTGGCCTTGAAGTCGTCGCTGGAGCAAACCATCATCTACCTGCGCGACATCAGGAACAG CTGCTGCGAGTGTGTGACGGACCAGTGCGCCGTGTTGGACCGCCTCCCCCGCACTGTCGCCGATGAGCTTCTGGAGTTCGGCCGACTCCTTGGCAACTTCTTCCGCCTCTTCGCCTCCTTTGCTCCT AGTGCAGAAGACCTGAAGAAGCTGCCGCCAGTCAGTGACGTCATCGCCAGCGACACTCAAG AGGGTCGTCAAGAGGGCGGGAcgagagaggaggaagagccaaTCGGCTGTCGGGATGACGCGGCACACGAGGAGATTTCCGATTCGCTGGCCGAG GCTGAGTCGTCTCTTCTGGAGCTGTACGACCTCAGCggcaagggttag
- the LOC119119018 gene encoding coiled-coil domain-containing protein 180-like — MSESRVVPSGNVYQQLFGDQCSAKSREHPGAEDNAGREDDGEGDAEAVVRLPDAVEARHQSCDILQRVHQNKKIQHQEAVRHVHAQLTHLAQLCEEQVRTHSVQLRTKLQRINASLHKLAQDMTHVQQRSLQEVLCVWSSVEAHMKEKKSSVLTFELQVNQCERLRVNKIRPVLRRYCHLLEKINFLPCTNTHMHIHSQATMLNQCLLANRRSAARLLLLLHEEALQQEALLRLQWEESVSQWRRSQAGHMLQEFRLSVASVDVWRLLSEQQTFHEADQNLRQLSQRRCDIVKGLGSLAPPSLSAALVSDWLAQLTAVNQQIDTCHADFLHQLRCHYELMWQDRVSQVKRCQVRG; from the exons ATGTCGGAGAGCCGCGTGGTTCCGAGCGGCAATGTTTACCAGCAGCTCTTTGGTGATCAG TGCAGCGCTAAAAGCAG GGAGCATCCCGGCGCCGAGGATAACGCTGGCCGAGAGGATGACGGTGAAGGCGACGCGGAGGCGGTGGTCAGGCTTCCCGACGCCGTGG AGGCCCGGCACCAGTCGTGCGACATCCTGCAGCGCGTCCACCAGAACAAGAAGATCCAACACCAGGAAGCTGTGCGCCATGTGCACGCGCAACTCACACACCTGGCGCAG TTGTGCGAGGAGCAAGTGAGGACCCACAGCGTGCAACTGAGGACCAAGCTGCAAAGGATCAATGCCTCTTTGCACAAGCTGGCGCAGGACATGACGCACGTGCAGCAACGCAGCCTGCAG GAGGTGTTGTGCGTGTGGAGCTCGGTGGAGGCTCACATGAAGGAGAAAAAGTCCAGCGTGTTGACCTTTGAACTGCAAGTCAACCAGTGTGAGCGACTGCGAGTCAACAAG ATCAGACCTGTTCTGCGGAGGTACTGCCACCTGCTGGAGAAGATCAACTTCCTGCCTTGCACCAACACGCATATGCACATCCACAGCCAGGCCACG ATGCTGAATCAGTGCCTGCTGGCCAACCGGCGCAGCGCGGCAcgcctcctgctgctgctgcacgaGGAGGCCCTCCAGCAGGAGGCGCTCTTGCGCTTGCAGTGGGAGGAGTCGGTCAGCCAGTGGAGGCGGAGTCAGGCCGGCCACATGCTCCAAGAGTTCAG gtTGTCGGTGGCAAGCGTGGACGTGTGGCGTCTGCTGTCGGAGCAGCAGACCTTCCACGAAGCGGACCAGAACCTGCGGCAGTTGTCCCAGCGACGCTGCGACATCGTCAAGGGCCTTGG CTCCCTGGCCCCGCCCTCCCTCTCGGCTGCGCTGGTCTCCGATTGGCTGGCGCAACTGACGGCGGTCAATCAACAGATCG ACACGTGTCACGCCGACTTCCTTCATCAGCTGCGTTGTCATTACGAGCTGATGTGGCAGGATCGCGTGTCCCAAGTCAAGCGTTGCCAGGTCAGGGGctaa